Proteins found in one Verrucomicrobiia bacterium genomic segment:
- a CDS encoding ATP-binding cassette domain-containing protein, with amino-acid sequence MITLKNINLSLGGRLILKNINFSVAKGETKVILGPSGSGKSSILKIILGLWRPDSGRVVIDGKEMSGATNEEWDEARYHIGMIFQEGALFDSLTVGENVGYWLFEHTKMSEEEIEVRVRRALSEVGLDPEIIDRMPDELSGGMRRRVAIARALASLEPKIMLYDEPTTGLDPLAVDTILDQINSLQQRKEVTSLVVTHDISDALKVSDRFIMIADGELIFEGNSKELRDSDHPFVAGFLAPFKNTLSRALASFGVENG; translated from the coding sequence ATGATCACGCTGAAAAATATCAATTTGTCGTTGGGGGGGCGGCTCATCCTGAAGAACATCAATTTTTCCGTGGCGAAAGGGGAAACGAAGGTTATTTTAGGCCCTTCCGGCTCCGGAAAGTCCTCGATTCTAAAGATTATACTGGGGCTCTGGCGGCCGGATTCGGGACGGGTAGTCATCGACGGCAAGGAGATGTCCGGCGCGACAAACGAAGAATGGGACGAAGCGCGGTACCATATTGGAATGATTTTTCAGGAAGGGGCGCTTTTCGATTCGCTTACCGTGGGGGAAAACGTCGGCTATTGGCTTTTTGAGCACACCAAAATGTCGGAAGAGGAGATTGAAGTGCGGGTGCGGCGGGCCTTGAGCGAGGTCGGTCTCGACCCGGAAATCATCGACCGGATGCCGGACGAGCTTTCGGGCGGAATGCGTCGGCGGGTGGCCATCGCAAGAGCTTTGGCTTCGCTCGAACCGAAAATTATGCTTTACGATGAACCGACCACCGGGCTGGACCCTTTGGCTGTTGATACCATTTTGGACCAGATCAATTCCCTACAGCAGCGCAAGGAGGTCACCTCGCTGGTGGTTACGCATGACATCTCGGATGCTTTGAAGGTATCCGACCGTTTTATAATGATTGCCGACGGTGAGTTGATTTTTGAAGGAAACTCAAAGGAGTTACGGGATTCCGACCATCCCTTCGTTGCCGGCTTTCTGGCGCCATTCAAAAACACACTTTCGCGTGCTTTGGCCTCCTTTGGGGTGGAGAACGGATGA